The following coding sequences are from one Musa acuminata AAA Group cultivar baxijiao chromosome BXJ1-6, Cavendish_Baxijiao_AAA, whole genome shotgun sequence window:
- the LOC135676052 gene encoding rust resistance kinase Lr10-like gives MHHPWPPPSFRLLLPFLLSLFLFSLPPSFSDDDYLPPYEACSTRQFLCGSRNISFSYPFSHQDSHPECGYPDTALSCNSPDYALTIHIGEKQYRVKDDSIDYANYHLTVVDQDFVGNSCPQPSENTTLALAPFQYTGDDLNATFFIDCRTHLPSPLVNIDCLQSSTAGGWSFYWLGTGSLPDDAMNACGRWFVQVPMNRTAFKQLMDGDTNYAAALQEGFTLSWPAGIGEWCSACNGSGGVCGYNSSKPTCFCFDGSATDDLCDKTEIGRWCSTCYRSGGVCGYEFSLPTCFCSDGSATDSSCDKKEEWCNDCNRSGGVCGYKLPNSTCICSDGSHRDGSCDKGSHFKKLIIIGSVAGAVGFVLVCVALFLCTRKRYTDSIIYWNKPTNVAKIEDFLNDYGSLAPKRYKYSELKKMTKSFKEKLGEGGYGSVFKGTLQDGRSVAVKILSKSTENGAEFINEVASIGRTSHVNVVSLLGFCHDGHKRALVYEFMTNGSLDKYIYSDEPKASLPWDRLYQIAVGIARGLEYLHRGCNTRIVHFDIKPHNILLDQDFCPKISDFGLAKLCPPKESILSMADARGTIGYIAPEVFSRTFGMASTKSDVYSYGMMVLEMVGGRRNVKAWADRTSEIYFPHWVYEHLDRDGGLEAYDVTAETEEIARRMIMVGLWCIQTMPPSRPSMSRVVEMLVGRVGDLEMPPKPYLSSPQRPVVVTSSSS, from the exons ATGCATCATCCGTGGCCTCCCCCCTCCTTCCGTCTTCTGCTTCCCTTCCTACTTTCCCTCTTCCTGTTTTCCTTACCACCTTCCTTCTCCGACGACGACTACCTCCCGCCATACGAGGCATGCTCCACGAGGCAATTCCTCTGCGGAAGCCGCAACATCAGCTTCTCCTACCCGTTCAGCCACCAAGATAGTCATCCTGAGTGTGGCTATCCGGATACTGCCCTCAGCTGCAATTCCCCCGACTACGCCTTGACGATTCACATCGGCGAAAAGCAGTACCGAGTGAAGGATGACAGCATCGACTACGCCAACTACCACCTCACCGTCGTTGATCAAGATTTTGTTGGCAATTCCTGTCCCCAGCCATCTGAGAATACCACTCTGGCTTTAGCGCCCTTCCAGTACACCGGTGACGACCTCAACGCCACCTTCTTCATCGATTGCCGCACCCACCTTCCCTCACCGCTCGTCAACATCGATTGCCTCCAAAGTAGCACTGCCGGAGGGTGGTCATTCTATTGGCTGGGAACTGGTAGCTTGCCTGATGACGCGATGAACGCGTGTGGAAGATGGTTTGTGCAAGTTCCCATGAATCGGACGGCTTTCAAACAGTTGATGGACGGAGACACGAATTATGCCGCAGCACTGCAGGAGGGATTCACCTTGAGCTGGCCAGCGGGGATCGGGGAGTGGTGCAGCGCTTGCAACGGGTCCGGCGGCGTGTGTGGATACAACTCCTCAAAGCCGACCTGTTTCTGCTTCGATGGCTCCGCTACAGATGATTTGTGCGACAAAACGGAGATCGGGCGGTGGTGCAGCACTTGCTACAGGTCCGGTGGGGTGTGTGGGTACGAATTCTCTCTGCCGACCTGTTTCTGCTCCGATGGCTCCGCTACAGATAGTTCGTGCGACAAAAAGGAAGAGTGGTGCAATGATTGCAACAGGTCCGGCGGGGTGTGTGGGTACAAGTTACCAAATTCGACCTGTATCTGCTCAGATGGCTCCCATAGAGATGGTTCGTGCGACAAAG GATCTCACTTCAAGAAGCTTATTATAATCG GTTCAGTGGCAGGAGCGGTGGGCTTCGTTTTGGTCTGCGTCGCATTATTTCTATGTACGCGAAAGCGTTACACAGACTCTATCATCTATTGGAACAAACCGACAAATGTAGCAAAGATCGAAGACTTTCTGAATGATTATGGATCCTTGGCCCCTAAAAGATACAAGTACTCGGAACTGAAGAAGATGACCAAATCTTTCAAAGAAAAACTTGGGGAAGGTGGATATGGAAGTGTGTTCAAGGGCACCCTCCAAGATGGGCGTTCGGTGGCTGTGAAGATCCTCAGCAAATCCACAGAAAATGGAGCAGAGTTTATAAACGAAGTTGCCAGCATCGGTAGGACTTCCCATGTCAACGTCGTGAGTCTACTCGGCTTCTGCCACGACGGTCACAAACGAGCTCTGGTCTATGAATTCATGACCAATGGGTCACTGGACAAGTACATCTACTCTGACGAGCCGAAGGCATCGCTTCCATGGGACAGACTGTACCAGATCGCCGTCGGCATCGCCCGAGGGCTGGAGTATCTGCATCGCGGCTGCAACACTCGCATAGTCCACTTCGACATAAAGCCCCACAACATCCTCCTGGACCAGGACTTCTGTCCCAAGATATCCGACTTTGGATTAGCCAAACTGTGCCCTCCCAAAGAAAGCATCCTCTCCATGGCAGACGCAAGAGGAACCATAGGGTACATTGCACCGGAAGTCTTCTCGAGGACCTTCGGGATGGCGTCGACTAAATCCGACGTCTACAGTTACGGGATGATGGTCCTGGAAATGGTCGGAGGAAGAAGGAATGTGAAAGCATGGGCAGACAGGACCAGCGAGATATACTTTCCGCATTGGGTCTACGAACATCTGGATCGAGATGGAGGTCTTGAAGCCTACGATGTGACGGCTGAGACGGAGGAAATTGCGAGGAGGATGATAATGGTCGGTTTGTGGTGCATACAAACAATGCCACCGAGTCGGCCTTCCATGAGCAGAGTCGTGGAAATGTTGGTAGGAAGAGTCGGCGACTTGGAGATGCCACCCAAACCATATCTTTCGTCCCCTCAGCGACCGGTCGTCGTcacctcttcttcctcttga
- the LOC135676053 gene encoding protein PAL OF QUIRKY-like, with amino-acid sequence MESAAALAAVSVGGSGPGYPDSVDSSPRSRGGDSWDEPFTSSAAASSRLRVMCSYGGRIVPRPTDNSLCYLGGETRMVIVDRHSSLADLSAKLSRDLLGGRPFSLKYQLPNEDLDSLISVTTDEDLENMIEELDRISAATAALASSIGGGSARSPRLRLFLFPSISDSAPSSAIGSLLDDSKSDTWFVDALNSAIGGMGVDALSTDSASVNCLLGLEDDSSVHSRSGGGGGGGHSEAEQLVLPRPDSSGKLVRHGQDVPGSPMLDKGSSFGSTSSAPSLSNLPPIPVPTDGRAAAEQRITGIDDHFAHMGPSPDSATRPDEGFKEPRYAPHHQPPPPIPLPTASPPSSTTSPIENLNRDFSDDDRSDHGGVLRPSQATEPTQIDAPTPDPVSRPTYLNPSSDAMYRGPSPVTDASGYVMVSPQLEQLQQQQSHPHLNQQQQPQLTSANPHYIHHHPAAGTVVPMPSYYSIAAHSMQQSPQTYQIDPQIPMYYMPVRHTSPYTLGTVQPNLMDPSYISSTAAPASGIVTKPDLPSYYKTAATAPAPAAMQPQLIRVAANQTHPYAGTGYNVIQHPHLSQTRATMANFGYEAAAGPVHPQMYYSQASSQAALAPQYQTVSSTTAIPDAAALGDSNTSRTS; translated from the exons ATGGAATCGGCGGCGGCGTTGGCTGCCGTCTCGGTCGGCGGCTCCGGTCCCGGTTACCCGGACTCCGTCGACTCCTCTCCCCGTTCCCGCGGCGGCGACTCGTGGGACGAGCCATTCACTTCTTCCGCTGCGGCCTCGTCGCGCCTCCGCGTGATGTGCAGCTACGGCGGCCGCATCGTCCCCCGCCCCACCGACAACTCCCTCTGCTACCTCGGAGGCGAGACCCGCATGGTCATCGTCGACCGCCACTCCTCCCTCGCCGACCTCTCCGCCAAGCTCTCCCGCGACCTCCTCGGCGGCCGCCCTTTCTCCCTCAAGTACCAGCTCCCCAACGAGGACCTCGACTCCCTCATCTCGGTCACCACCGACGAGGACCTCGAGAACATGATCGAAGAGCTCGATCGCATCTCTGCTGCCACCGCTGCCCTGGCATCCTCCATAGGCGGCGGCTCGGCACGCTCCCCCCGCCTCCGGCTGTTCCTGTTCCCGTCGATCTCCGATTCGGCGCCTTCTTCCGCTATCGGGTCACTCTTGGACGACTCAAAGTCGGATACTTGGTTCGTGGACGCCCTAAATAGCGCTATCGGCGGCATGGGCGTGGACGCTCTCTCCACCGACTCAGCCTCTGTAAACTGCCTGCTTGGCCTCGAGGACGACTCCTCCGTCCACTCccggagcggcggcggcggcggcggcggccactcGGAGGCCGAGCAGCTCGTCCTCCCCCGCCCCGACTCTTCCGGCAAGCTCGTTCGACATGGCCAGGACGTCCCCGGTTCGCCGATGCTCGATAAGGGTTCCTCCTTCGGCTCCACCTCGTCGGCTCCATCCCTTTCGAATCTCCCACCCATCCCCGTTCCCACCGATGGTCGTGCTGCCGCCGAGCAACGTATCACCGGTATCGACGACCACTTCGCCCACATGGGTCCCTCACCCGACTCCGCCACCAGGCCCGACGAAGGTTTCAAAGAGCCAAGATACGCTCCCCACCACCAGCCCCCGCCTCCCATCCCTCTTCCGACCGCTTCCCCTCCCAGTTCTACCACGTCCCCAATCGAAAATCTCAACAGAGACTTCTCAGACGACGACAGATCTGACCACGGCGGTGTCCTTAGGCCATCGCAAGCTACAGAACCTACTCAGATCGATGCCCCAACACCTGATCcagtgtcaag GCCGACGTACCTGAATCCAAGCTCTGATGCTATGTATCGTGGTCCATCACCGGTCACGGATGCTTCAGGTTACGTAATGGTCTCACCGCAGCTAGAGCAACTACAGCAGCAACAATCGCATCCCCACCTTAATCAACAACAGCAACCACAGCTCACCTCGGCGAACCCCCATTACATCCACCACCACCCGGCGGCAGGTACAGTCGTTCCCATGCCTTCCTACTACTCTATCGCGGCCCATTCGATGCAGCAATCGCCACAAACCTATCAAATCGATCCTCAGATTCCAATGTACTACATGCCTGTCCGCCATACCTCGCCATACACTTTGGGGACAGTTCAGCCCAATTTAATGGATCCCAGTTATATATCATCAACCGCTGCGCCGGCTTCCGGAATTGTGACAAAGCCTGACTTACCGAGCTACTATAAGACAGCGGCCACAGCACCTGCACCTGCTGCAATGCAGCCACAGCTAATCCGTGTAGCCGCCAATCAAACCCACCCCTATGCCGGAACAGGGTATAATGTGATACAACATCCCCACCTGTCTCAGACCCGTGCAACAATGGCTAACTTTGGTTATGAAGCTGCCGCG
- the LOC103988320 gene encoding LEAF RUST 10 DISEASE-RESISTANCE LOCUS RECEPTOR-LIKE PROTEIN KINASE-like 1.2, with the protein MHHPWPPPSFRLLLPFLLSLFLFSLPPSFSDDDYLPPYEACSTRQFLCGSRNISFSYPFSHQDSHPECGYPDTALSCNSPDYALTIHIGEKQYRVKDDSIDYANYHLTVVDQDFVGNSCPQPSENTTLALAPFQYTGDDLNATFFIDCRTHLPSPLVNIDCLQSSTAGGWSFYWLGTGSLPDDAMNACGRWFVQVPMNRTAFKQLMDGDTNYAAALQEGFTLSWPAGIGEWCSACNGSGGVCGYNSSKPTCFCFDGSATDDLCDKTEIGRWCSTCYRSGGVCGYEFSLPTCFCSDGSATDSSCDKKEEWCNDCNRSGGVCGYKFPNSTCICSDGSHRDGSCDKGSRTKKIVIGVSVGVGGLLVIVTFLGLFLYRRKKRNRLSPVLLSRRASSEPISSKKDPELGNEHYGTQVFEYEELHEATDGFDASNEVGDGGFGTVYKGKLRDGRTVAIKRLYENNFRRVEQFMTEVHILSSLRHHNLVSLYGCTSRHSRELLLVFEFVPNGTVADHLHGPRACEEGLPWPVRMSIAIETAQALSYLHAVTPPIVHRDVKTNNILLDRSFRVKVADFGLSRLFPLNVTHVSTVPQGTPGYVDPEYHQCYQLTDKSDVYSFGVVLVELIASKPAVDITRHRHEINLAKMAVNKIQNEELDQLVDPRLWRQSNSEVIWMIREVAEVAFGCLQEERDMRPTMKEVLEALRGIEGKGSNRKKGAEADDAVAKDDDRSFLGERPPHSPDTVNAEWESRLTTPNASV; encoded by the exons ATGCATCATCCGTGGCCTCCCCCCTCCTTCCGTCTTCTGCTTCCCTTCCTACTTTCCCTCTTCCTGTTTTCCTTACCACCTTCCTTCTCCGACGACGACTACCTCCCGCCATACGAGGCATGCTCCACGAGGCAATTCCTCTGCGGAAGCCGCAACATCAGCTTCTCCTACCCGTTCAGCCACCAAGATAGTCATCCTGAGTGTGGCTATCCGGATACTGCCCTCAGCTGCAATTCCCCCGACTACGCCTTGACGATTCACATCGGCGAAAAGCAGTACCGAGTGAAGGATGACAGCATCGACTACGCCAACTACCACCTCACCGTCGTTGATCAAGATTTTGTTGGCAATTCCTGTCCCCAGCCATCTGAGAATACCACTCTGGCTTTAGCGCCCTTCCAGTACACCGGTGACGACCTCAACGCCACCTTCTTCATCGATTGCCGCACCCACCTTCCCTCACCGCTCGTCAACATCGATTGCCTCCAAAGTAGCACTGCCGGAGGGTGGTCATTCTATTGGCTGGGAACTGGTAGCTTGCCTGATGACGCGATGAACGCGTGTGGAAGATGGTTTGTGCAAGTTCCCATGAATCGGACGGCTTTCAAACAGTTGATGGACGGAGACACGAATTATGCCGCAGCACTGCAGGAGGGATTCACCTTGAGCTGGCCAGCGGGGATCGGGGAGTGGTGCAGCGCTTGCAACGGGTCCGGCGGCGTGTGTGGATACAACTCCTCAAAGCCGACCTGTTTCTGCTTCGATGGCTCCGCTACAGATGATTTGTGCGACAAAACGGAGATCGGGCGGTGGTGCAGCACTTGCTACAGGTCCGGTGGGGTGTGTGGGTACGAATTCTCTCTGCCGACCTGTTTCTGCTCCGATGGCTCCGCTACAGATAGTTCGTGCGACAAAAAGGAAGAGTGGTGCAATGATTGCAACAGGTCCGGCGGGGTGTGTGGGTACAAGTTTCCAAATTCGACCTGTATCTGCTCAGATGGCTCCCATAGAGATGGTTCGTGCGACAAAG GATCTCGCACCAAGAAGATTGTAATTG GTGTTTCGGTCGGCGTGGGAGGCTTGTTGGTCATAGTAACCTTCCTCGGTCTTTTCCTTTATCGTCGCAAGAAGAGAAACCGGCTCTCTCCGGTTCTGCTGTCTCGAAGAGCCTCATCTGAGCCAATCAGCTCCAAGAAAGATCCTGAATTGGGCAATGAACACTACGGCACCCAAGTTTTCGAGTACGAGGAGCTACACGAGGCCACCGATGGCTTCGACGCCTCCAATGAAGTTGGTGATGGCGGCTTTGGCACTGTCTACAAAG GGAAGCTCCGGGATGGTCGCACCGTGGCCATCAAGCGATTGTACGAGAACAACTTCAGGCGTGTCGAGCAGTTCATGACTGAAGTCCACATCCTTTCTTCCCTCCGACACCACAACCTTGTCAGCCTATATGGATGCACCTCCCGCCACAGCCGCGAGCTCCTCCTCGTGTTCGAGTTTGTGCCGAATGGGACGGTGGCGGACCACCTCCATGGCCCCCGTGCGTGCGAAGAAGGGCTCCCGTGGCCTGTGAGGATGAGCATCGCAATCGAGACCGCCCAGGCGCTCAGTTACCTCCACGCCGTCACGCCCCCGATCGTACACCGGGATGTCAAAACCAACAACATCTTGCTCGACCGCAGCTTCCGTGTCAAAGTCGCCGACTTTGGATTATCCAGGCTCTTTCCGCTCAACGTCACGCATGTCTCCACGGTTCCACAAGGCACGCCCGGGTACGTCGACCCTGAATACCACCAGTGTTACCAGCTCACGGACAAGAGCGATGTCTACAGCTTTGGGGTGGTGTTGGTGGAGCTCATAGCCTCGAAGCCGGCCGTCGACATCACTAGGCATCGGCATGAGATTAATCTGGCTAAAATGGCCGTCAACAAGATCCAGAACGAGGAGTTGGATCAGTTGGTCGATCCAAGACTCTGGCGGCAGTCCAACAGCGAAGTAATTTGGATGATCAGAGAGGTGGCTGAAGTGGCATTCGGGTGCTTGCAAGAAGAGAGGGACATGAGGCCTACGATGAAAGAGGTTCTGGAGGCACTGAGGGGGATAGAGGGCAAGGGGAGCAACAGGAAGAAGGGTGCGGAAGCTGATGATGCCGTGGCCAAGGATGATGACCGCTCCTTCCTGGGGGAAAGGCCGCCACATTCACCAGATACTGTCAATGCCGAATGGGAAAGCAGGCTAACGACACCAAACGCTAGTGTTTGA